A stretch of Candidatus Eisenbacteria bacterium DNA encodes these proteins:
- a CDS encoding HU family DNA-binding protein codes for MNKGELVQQVAKMTKLSQRQAREVVDATFDTIKKNTKKGTVQLAGFGTFAISRRKGRMGRNPRTGEAMKIAPSKTVRFKAGKEYKSML; via the coding sequence GTGAACAAAGGAGAACTGGTTCAGCAGGTCGCGAAGATGACGAAGCTCTCGCAGCGCCAGGCGCGCGAGGTCGTGGATGCCACCTTCGACACGATCAAGAAGAACACGAAGAAGGGAACCGTCCAGCTCGCCGGCTTCGGAACATTCGCCATCTCGCGCCGCAAGGGCCGCATGGGCCGGAACCCGCGCACCGGAGAGGCGATGAAGATCGCCCCGAGCAAGACGGTGCGCTTCAAGGCGGGGAAGGAATACAAGTCGATGCTGTAG
- a CDS encoding DUF4340 domain-containing protein, with protein sequence DPALYGLDPPAGTIAVAKETASIGARNPTADGVYVLRPHARAVLLADNALLPAATLSLDRVRDRVLLRFPVRTAERLVVRRGGETRTLRREVRNRWRIEELDVRANAPELGGLLSLLGLEAIHSFQDSLPFRPGEEELSFRVVWEEGEVSLRIGAVIEGTSLAECAASDRENPFRVPLHAVDSLVVRIDRLVDRRLFARSPLEADAVSFRSEDASFDLARREEGGWLLTMDGETLPAFAAHARAFLRRLESIEAAGALPPGAIELPERAAWRIAAGAEAAEIFETRDGLVARREKETGLLLLERSVRPLLDVRAGHLLEPSAPHGARESDGVSADR encoded by the coding sequence AGATCCGGCCCTCTACGGGCTCGATCCGCCGGCGGGGACGATCGCGGTCGCGAAGGAGACGGCGTCGATCGGCGCGCGGAACCCGACGGCGGACGGGGTCTATGTTCTCCGCCCGCACGCCCGCGCGGTCCTTCTCGCGGACAACGCGCTTCTCCCGGCCGCCACGCTCTCTCTCGACCGCGTGCGCGACCGGGTTCTTCTCCGATTCCCGGTCCGTACGGCGGAAAGGTTGGTCGTTCGCCGAGGGGGCGAGACGAGAACGCTTCGTAGAGAGGTGAGAAACCGCTGGCGGATCGAGGAGCTCGACGTGCGCGCGAACGCGCCCGAGCTCGGCGGTCTTCTCAGTCTCCTTGGCCTCGAAGCGATCCATTCGTTCCAGGATTCGCTCCCCTTTCGGCCCGGGGAGGAGGAACTTTCGTTTCGCGTTGTCTGGGAGGAGGGGGAGGTCTCTCTTCGAATCGGCGCGGTGATCGAGGGGACGTCTCTCGCGGAGTGCGCCGCGAGCGATCGCGAGAACCCTTTCCGAGTTCCGCTTCACGCGGTCGACTCGCTCGTCGTCCGGATCGACCGTCTCGTCGACCGGCGTCTCTTCGCGAGGAGCCCGCTCGAAGCGGATGCAGTCTCCTTCCGCTCGGAGGACGCGTCGTTCGACCTCGCGCGCCGCGAGGAAGGCGGCTGGCTTCTCACGATGGACGGGGAAACCCTTCCCGCCTTCGCGGCGCACGCGCGGGCGTTTCTTCGGAGGCTCGAGTCGATCGAGGCGGCGGGCGCTCTACCGCCCGGCGCGATCGAGCTCCCCGAGCGCGCGGCCTGGCGGATCGCCGCCGGCGCGGAAGCGGCGGAGATCTTCGAGACCCGGGACGGCCTCGTCGCGCGGCGCGAGAAGGAGACGGGGCTTCTCCTTCTCGAACGATCGGTTCGTCCGCTCCTCGACGTGCGCGCCGGGCACCTTCTCGAGCCGAGCGCTCCGCACGGCGCCCGCGAGTCGGACGGCGTCTCCGCCGACCGGTGA
- a CDS encoding tetratricopeptide repeat protein: MKRYRFPRLLAGSIALLAAATFAGAVSDEAFQLNEEGLVLLKAGKHAQAKEKFLAAVAADDVYSEARINAARAAEMEDPPDWETVKTQYLTVLTYEPENIDALVGIGEYYVKTPNPEEAKPHLDAALKLDPRKASVHFALGNMHHKMKQTQPAKAAYEKTVAADPRGFPRAYLRLGLYEYDAGEKTKDFTKATEILEKYVLMEDDAEGLSTGRSRLGAIYIQKNDPKKAVEHLEKAKELNPADPWVYYYLGEAHTKARNFTAAEKEYLACIEKDPKFGEAHFKLAVLYQQDEQDEKAIQHYKAAAADPGFKQKGQAAQMAQQLEEYLRKVREETGGE, encoded by the coding sequence CGCCGGTTCGATCGCGCTCCTCGCCGCCGCGACCTTCGCCGGCGCGGTGAGCGACGAGGCCTTTCAGCTGAACGAGGAAGGTCTCGTGCTCCTCAAGGCGGGAAAGCACGCGCAGGCGAAAGAGAAGTTCCTCGCGGCGGTGGCCGCCGACGACGTCTACTCGGAGGCTCGCATCAACGCCGCGCGCGCGGCCGAGATGGAAGACCCGCCCGACTGGGAGACGGTCAAGACGCAGTACCTCACGGTCCTCACCTACGAGCCGGAGAACATCGACGCGCTCGTCGGGATCGGCGAGTACTACGTGAAGACGCCGAACCCCGAGGAGGCGAAGCCCCACCTCGATGCCGCGCTCAAGCTGGACCCCAGGAAGGCGTCCGTTCATTTCGCGCTCGGGAACATGCACCACAAGATGAAGCAGACCCAGCCGGCGAAAGCCGCCTACGAGAAAACGGTCGCCGCCGATCCGCGCGGCTTCCCGCGCGCGTATCTCCGGCTCGGCCTCTACGAGTACGACGCCGGCGAGAAGACCAAAGACTTCACGAAAGCGACCGAGATCCTCGAGAAGTACGTTCTCATGGAGGATGACGCCGAGGGGCTCTCGACCGGACGCAGCCGCCTGGGCGCCATCTACATCCAGAAGAACGACCCCAAGAAGGCGGTGGAGCATCTCGAGAAGGCGAAGGAGCTGAACCCGGCCGACCCATGGGTCTACTACTACCTCGGGGAGGCGCACACAAAGGCGAGGAACTTCACGGCGGCGGAGAAGGAGTACCTCGCGTGCATCGAGAAGGACCCCAAGTTCGGCGAGGCGCACTTCAAGCTCGCTGTCCTTTACCAACAGGACGAGCAGGACGAGAAGGCGATCCAACACTACAAGGCCGCCGCCGCCGATCCCGGGTTCAAGCAGAAGGGTCAAGCGGCGCAGATGGCGCAGCAGCTCGAGGAATACTTGAGAAAGGTGCGCGAGGAGACCGGAGGGGAGTAG